The Streptomyces luteogriseus genome includes a window with the following:
- a CDS encoding Mrp/NBP35 family ATP-binding protein yields MATEDAVREALATVNDPEIHKPITELGMVKSVEIGADGAVAVTVYLTVSGCPMRETITQRVTDAVSAVEGVTRVDVTLDVMSDEQRKELASALRGGQTEREVPFAKPGSLTRVYAVASGKGGVGKSSVTVNLAAAMAADGLKVGVVDADIYGHSVPRMLGADGRPTQVENMIMPPSANGVKVISIGMFTPGNAPVVWRGPMLHRALQQFLADVYWGDLDVLLLDLPPGTGDIAISVAQLVPNAEILVVTTPQQAAAEVAERAGSIAVQTHQKIVGVVENMSGLPCPHCDEMVDVFGTGGGQTVADGLTRTTGTNVPVLGSIPIDVRLREGGDDGKPVVLSDPDSPAGSALRAIAGKLGGRQRGLSGLSLGITPRNKF; encoded by the coding sequence ATGGCTACGGAAGACGCGGTGCGCGAGGCACTGGCGACGGTGAACGACCCCGAGATCCACAAGCCCATCACCGAACTCGGGATGGTCAAATCCGTGGAGATCGGTGCGGACGGGGCGGTCGCGGTCACCGTGTACCTCACGGTCTCGGGCTGCCCGATGCGGGAGACGATCACGCAGCGCGTGACCGACGCGGTCTCCGCGGTCGAGGGCGTCACCCGCGTCGACGTCACGCTCGACGTGATGAGCGACGAGCAGCGCAAGGAACTGGCGTCCGCCCTGCGCGGCGGCCAGACCGAGCGCGAGGTCCCCTTCGCCAAGCCGGGCAGCCTGACCCGCGTCTACGCGGTCGCCTCCGGCAAGGGCGGCGTCGGCAAGTCCTCGGTGACGGTCAACCTGGCGGCGGCGATGGCGGCCGACGGCCTCAAGGTCGGTGTCGTCGACGCCGACATCTACGGCCACTCCGTGCCGCGCATGCTGGGCGCCGACGGCCGTCCCACCCAGGTCGAGAACATGATCATGCCGCCGTCGGCGAACGGCGTGAAGGTCATCTCGATCGGCATGTTCACCCCGGGCAACGCCCCGGTCGTCTGGCGCGGCCCGATGCTCCACCGCGCCCTCCAGCAGTTCCTGGCGGACGTGTACTGGGGCGACCTGGACGTCCTCCTCCTGGACCTGCCGCCCGGCACCGGCGACATCGCGATCTCCGTGGCCCAGCTGGTCCCGAACGCCGAGATCCTGGTCGTGACGACCCCGCAGCAGGCGGCGGCCGAGGTCGCCGAGCGCGCGGGCTCCATCGCCGTGCAGACCCACCAGAAGATCGTCGGCGTGGTCGAGAACATGTCCGGCCTGCCCTGCCCGCACTGCGACGAGATGGTCGACGTCTTCGGCACGGGCGGCGGTCAGACGGTCGCCGACGGCCTGACCCGCACGACCGGCACGAACGTCCCGGTCCTCGGCAGCATCCCCATCGACGTCCGCCTGCGCGAGGGCGGCGACGACGGCAAGCCGGTCGTCCTCAGCGACCCGGACTCCCCGGCGGGCTCGGCCCTTCGGGCGATCGCGGGCAAGCTGGGAGGACGGCAGCGCGGTCTGTCGGGCCTGTCCCTGGGGATCACCCCGAGGAACAAGTTCTAG
- a CDS encoding magnesium and cobalt transport protein CorA, with product MSMIRDLRAAVVRPSRVSLRKDGGTYDATRSPAAASAVVDCAVYRDGRRIETETALTPHEAVRLVRRDGGFVWIGLHEPTEAEFSGIAGEFGLHPLAVEDAVQAHQRPKLERYDDSLFTVFKTIHYVEHDQLDANSEVVESGEVMCFTGRDFFITVRHGGQGSLRALRHRLQDDPELLAKGPSAVLHAIADHVVDGYIAVADAVQDDIDEVETEVFSPGRKGSPRGSDAGRIYQLKREVLEFKRAVSPLLRPMQLLSERPMRLIDPDIQKYFRDVADHLARVQEQVLGFDELLNSILQANLAQASVAQNEDMRKITSWAAIIAVPTMVCGVYGMNFDHMPELHWRYGYPVILGFTVVVCLGIHRTLKRNGWL from the coding sequence ATGTCGATGATCCGCGACCTGCGCGCAGCAGTCGTCCGTCCGTCCCGTGTGTCGCTGCGCAAGGACGGCGGGACGTACGACGCCACCCGCAGCCCCGCGGCCGCCTCGGCCGTCGTCGACTGCGCCGTCTACCGGGACGGCCGCCGCATCGAGACCGAGACCGCCCTGACCCCGCACGAGGCGGTGCGCCTGGTGCGCCGCGACGGGGGTTTCGTGTGGATCGGGCTGCACGAGCCGACGGAGGCCGAATTCTCCGGCATCGCCGGTGAGTTCGGGCTGCACCCGCTGGCCGTGGAGGACGCCGTCCAGGCCCACCAGCGGCCCAAGCTGGAGCGGTACGACGACTCCCTCTTCACGGTCTTCAAGACCATCCACTACGTCGAGCACGACCAGCTCGACGCCAACAGCGAGGTCGTCGAGTCGGGCGAGGTCATGTGCTTCACCGGACGGGACTTCTTCATCACCGTCCGGCACGGCGGGCAGGGCTCCCTGCGGGCCCTCAGGCACCGCCTCCAGGACGACCCCGAACTGCTCGCCAAGGGCCCCTCCGCCGTGCTGCACGCCATCGCGGACCACGTCGTCGACGGTTACATCGCCGTCGCCGACGCGGTGCAGGACGACATCGACGAGGTCGAGACCGAGGTGTTCTCCCCGGGCCGCAAGGGCTCGCCGCGCGGTTCGGACGCCGGCCGCATCTACCAACTCAAGCGCGAGGTGCTGGAGTTCAAGCGGGCCGTGTCGCCCCTGCTGCGGCCCATGCAGCTGCTGAGCGAGCGGCCGATGCGGCTGATCGACCCCGACATCCAGAAGTACTTCCGGGACGTCGCCGACCACCTGGCCCGCGTCCAGGAGCAGGTCCTCGGCTTCGACGAACTGCTCAACTCCATCCTCCAGGCCAACCTCGCGCAGGCGTCCGTCGCCCAGAACGAGGACATGCGGAAGATCACCTCCTGGGCCGCGATCATCGCCGTGCCGACGATGGTGTGCGGTGTGTACGGCATGAACTTCGACCACATGCCCGAGCTGCACTGGCGGTACGGCTACCCGGTGATCCTGGGCTTCACGGTGGTCGTCTGTCTCGGCATCCACCGCACCCTGAAGCGCAACGGCTGGCTGTGA
- a CDS encoding anti-sigma factor family protein, whose protein sequence is MSGSRPKASEGHLAEQHLGDRLSALVDGELGHDARERVLAHVATCPKCKAEVDAQRRLKNVFAEAAPPPPSESFLARLQGLPAGGGPDGEVTPPGGGGLRGGLSGRFGSSGAFGVKRGERFEFGYAPSRPHLPVLPAPQGDRSLPSDTGGLPSGHRGLPSARGFRIHDVGRHDGDRSSSRLRFAFAAAGAVSLAAIALGGVTTVAPTDTEVRGGQGTGSNVTPMRTQGTGAATPPESQRRRTAPLLGQVHGQNTLGHAPVAPTEVSAPLLPGVPSAARHQALHALTAPVMAGAAVMSPLIRPLEAATPAALTSWSSVPEITAPLFAVPLPDPSSSPSSSASSRTAH, encoded by the coding sequence GTGAGCGGATCTCGGCCGAAAGCCTCCGAGGGTCACCTCGCAGAGCAGCATCTGGGAGACCGACTCTCCGCCCTGGTGGACGGAGAGCTCGGTCATGACGCGCGTGAGCGCGTACTGGCGCATGTGGCCACCTGCCCGAAGTGCAAGGCGGAGGTGGACGCCCAGCGCCGGCTGAAGAACGTCTTCGCGGAGGCGGCCCCGCCGCCCCCGTCCGAGAGTTTCCTGGCCCGCCTGCAGGGACTACCCGCGGGCGGCGGCCCGGACGGTGAGGTCACACCGCCGGGCGGCGGAGGGCTGCGCGGAGGCCTGTCCGGACGGTTCGGATCGTCCGGCGCCTTCGGAGTGAAGCGCGGTGAGCGGTTCGAGTTCGGGTACGCCCCGTCCCGGCCGCACCTGCCCGTGCTGCCCGCGCCCCAGGGCGACCGGAGCCTCCCCTCCGACACGGGCGGTCTGCCCTCCGGCCACCGCGGCCTCCCCTCGGCGAGGGGCTTCCGCATCCACGACGTCGGCCGGCACGACGGCGACCGGTCCTCCTCGCGGCTGCGGTTCGCGTTCGCTGCCGCCGGCGCCGTCTCCCTGGCCGCGATCGCGCTGGGCGGCGTCACCACGGTCGCCCCGACCGACACGGAGGTCCGCGGCGGCCAGGGCACCGGGAGCAACGTGACACCGATGCGCACCCAGGGCACCGGCGCCGCGACCCCGCCCGAATCCCAGCGCCGCCGGACCGCGCCACTGCTCGGACAGGTGCACGGGCAGAACACGCTCGGCCACGCCCCGGTCGCCCCGACCGAGGTGTCCGCCCCGCTCCTGCCCGGGGTGCCGTCCGCCGCCCGGCACCAGGCACTGCACGCCCTGACCGCCCCGGTGATGGCCGGTGCCGCGGTCATGTCCCCGCTGATACGACCGCTCGAGGCGGCCACACCGGCCGCCCTGACCTCGTGGTCATCGGTCCCCGAGATCACGGCCCCCCTGTTCGCCGTGCCCCTCCCGGACCCCTCCTCGTCCCCCTCTTCCTCCGCCTCCTCGCGCACGGCTCACTGA
- a CDS encoding DUF1003 domain-containing protein: protein MVPERDTLRERTPTGATAASRPRAARLDQPGVPRHRILPEYDPEAFGRFSERIARFLGTGRFLVWMTAAIILWVAWNSLAPRPLRFDEYPFIFLTLMLSLQASYAAPLILLAQNRQDDRDRVNLEQDRKQNERSIADTEYLTREIAALRIGLGEVATRDWIRSELQDWVKEMEERQNGHRHDPVVFPAERPRGRDADDR from the coding sequence ATGGTTCCTGAGCGCGACACCCTGCGCGAGCGCACGCCGACGGGCGCCACGGCCGCCTCCCGGCCGCGCGCCGCCCGCCTCGACCAGCCGGGCGTGCCCAGGCACCGGATCCTGCCCGAGTACGACCCGGAGGCCTTCGGACGGTTCTCGGAACGCATCGCGCGCTTCCTCGGCACCGGACGGTTCCTGGTCTGGATGACGGCCGCCATCATCCTGTGGGTGGCGTGGAACAGTCTCGCGCCCCGGCCGCTGCGGTTCGACGAGTACCCGTTCATCTTCCTGACCCTGATGCTGTCCCTCCAGGCCTCCTACGCCGCCCCGCTGATCCTCCTCGCGCAGAACCGGCAGGACGACCGCGACCGGGTCAACCTGGAGCAGGACCGCAAGCAGAACGAGCGGTCGATCGCGGACACCGAGTACCTGACCCGCGAGATCGCCGCCCTGCGCATCGGCCTGGGCGAGGTCGCCACCCGCGACTGGATCCGCTCGGAGCTGCAGGACTGGGTCAAGGAGATGGAGGAACGGCAGAACGGCCACCGGCACGACCCCGTCGTATTCCCGGCGGAACGGCCACGGGGACGTGACGCAGACGACCGCTGA
- a CDS encoding magnesium transporter MgtE N-terminal domain-containing protein: MAAGAPRIFVSHLSGIAVFDPAGDQVGRVRDLVVMLRVGQRPPRLLGLVVELATRRRIFLPMTRVTAIQSGQVITTGVLNVRRFEQRPTERLVFGELLDRRVTLTETGEEVSVLDLSVHQLPARREWEIDRVFVRKGRKGSAFRRAKGEALTVEWTAVTGFSLEEQGQGAESLLATFEQLRPADLANVLHHLSPKRRAEVAAALDDDRLADVLEELPEDDQIEILGKLKEERAADVLEAMDPDDAADLLGELPTDDQERLLRLMQPGDAADMRRLMSYEDRTAGGLMTTEPIVLRPDATVADALARVRNADLSPALAAQVYVCRPPDETPTGKYLGTVHFQRLLREPPPSLVSSILDSDLQPLDPEAELPAIAGFFATYDMVAAPVVDEAGSLLGAVTVDDVLDHMLPEDWRETEFHLDEEVATDGS; encoded by the coding sequence ATGGCAGCGGGCGCCCCCCGGATCTTCGTCTCGCACCTCTCCGGTATCGCCGTCTTCGACCCCGCCGGCGATCAGGTGGGGCGGGTGCGCGATCTGGTCGTCATGCTGCGGGTGGGGCAGCGACCGCCGAGACTGCTCGGCCTCGTCGTAGAACTCGCCACCCGCCGCCGCATCTTCCTGCCCATGACCCGGGTCACGGCCATCCAGTCCGGCCAGGTCATCACCACCGGCGTGCTGAACGTCCGGCGCTTCGAGCAGCGGCCCACCGAGCGGCTCGTCTTCGGGGAACTGCTGGACCGGCGCGTGACGCTCACCGAGACCGGCGAGGAGGTCTCCGTGCTCGACCTGTCGGTGCATCAGCTGCCGGCCCGCCGGGAGTGGGAGATCGACCGGGTCTTCGTCCGCAAGGGCCGGAAGGGAAGTGCCTTCCGGCGTGCCAAGGGCGAGGCACTGACCGTCGAGTGGACCGCCGTGACCGGCTTCTCCCTGGAGGAACAGGGGCAGGGCGCGGAGAGCCTCCTCGCCACGTTCGAGCAGCTGCGCCCGGCCGACCTGGCCAACGTCCTGCACCATCTCTCCCCCAAGCGCCGGGCCGAGGTCGCCGCCGCCCTGGACGACGACCGCCTGGCCGACGTGCTGGAGGAGCTCCCGGAGGACGACCAGATCGAGATCCTCGGCAAGCTCAAGGAGGAGCGCGCCGCCGACGTCCTGGAGGCCATGGACCCGGACGACGCCGCCGACCTGCTGGGCGAGCTGCCGACGGACGATCAGGAGCGGCTGCTGCGCCTGATGCAGCCCGGCGATGCGGCCGACATGCGGCGCCTGATGTCGTACGAGGACCGCACGGCGGGCGGTCTGATGACCACGGAGCCGATCGTGCTGCGCCCGGACGCCACCGTCGCCGATGCCCTCGCCCGCGTCCGCAACGCGGACCTCTCCCCCGCCCTGGCGGCCCAGGTCTACGTCTGCCGCCCACCCGACGAGACCCCGACCGGCAAGTACCTGGGCACGGTCCACTTCCAGCGCCTGCTGCGGGAGCCACCGCCCTCCCTGGTCAGCTCGATCCTGGACAGCGACCTGCAGCCCCTCGACCCCGAGGCGGAGCTGCCGGCCATCGCGGGCTTCTTCGCCACGTACGACATGGTCGCGGCCCCCGTGGTCGACGAGGCCGGCTCGCTGCTGGGCGCGGTGACCGTGGACGACGTACTCGACCACATGCTCCCCGAGGACTGGCGGGAGACGGAGTTCCACTTGGACGAGGAGGTGGCGACCGATGGTTCCTGA
- a CDS encoding suppressor of fused domain protein gives MADVLPLVEARLRTALGDPDARAAVTFLGTDRIEVLRFQEGGIARYASLGMSAHPMTDPTAVVADPVKGPRAELVLSVRSGVADTDKVLRPLAVLAASPQVEGLVVAPGASLDVGEPLWPGAPFTSVLVAEPGGLVEDLELDEPLDPVRFLPLLPMTPNEAAWKRVHGAQALQERWLNHGTDLRDPSRKSVPLE, from the coding sequence ATGGCAGATGTTCTTCCTCTGGTCGAAGCCCGGTTGCGCACCGCGCTGGGTGACCCGGACGCGCGCGCGGCGGTCACCTTCCTCGGCACGGACCGCATCGAGGTGCTGCGCTTCCAGGAGGGCGGCATCGCCCGCTACGCCTCGCTCGGCATGTCCGCGCACCCGATGACGGACCCCACCGCGGTGGTCGCCGACCCGGTCAAGGGTCCGCGCGCCGAGCTGGTGCTCTCGGTCCGTTCCGGGGTCGCCGACACCGACAAGGTGCTCCGGCCGCTCGCCGTGCTCGCCGCGTCTCCGCAGGTGGAGGGCCTGGTCGTGGCCCCCGGCGCGTCCCTCGACGTCGGTGAGCCGCTGTGGCCCGGCGCCCCGTTCACCTCGGTCCTGGTCGCCGAGCCGGGCGGCCTGGTGGAGGACCTGGAGCTCGACGAGCCCCTCGACCCCGTACGGTTCCTGCCGCTGCTGCCGATGACCCCGAACGAGGCCGCCTGGAAGCGGGTGCACGGCGCGCAGGCACTTCAGGAGCGATGGCTGAACCACGGGACGGACCTCCGGGATCCGTCCCGGAAGTCCGTCCCGCTGGAGTGA
- the sigE gene encoding RNA polymerase sigma factor SigE produces MLRRFLGSAGRPTSVNDTAADHSHAADFAQTATFTTDADGQAWTPPTWEEIVSTHSGRVYRLAYRLTGNQHDAEDLTQEVFVRVFRSLSTYTPGTFEGWLHRITTNLFLDMVRRKQRIRFDALGDDAAERLPSKEPTPQQVFNDAHFDADVQQALDTLAPEFRAAVVLCDIEGLSYEEIAATLGVKLGTVRSRIHRGRSQLRKALAHRSPEARAERRSFVPRVPALGGGGASA; encoded by the coding sequence GTGCTCCGGCGCTTCCTCGGATCGGCGGGCAGGCCGACATCCGTGAACGACACCGCTGCTGACCACAGTCACGCCGCTGACTTCGCCCAGACCGCGACCTTCACCACCGACGCGGACGGGCAGGCGTGGACTCCGCCCACGTGGGAGGAGATCGTCAGCACGCACAGCGGCCGGGTCTACCGGCTCGCCTATCGCCTCACCGGTAACCAGCACGACGCGGAGGACCTCACGCAGGAGGTCTTCGTCCGCGTCTTCCGCTCTCTGTCGACCTATACGCCGGGCACCTTCGAGGGCTGGCTGCACCGCATCACCACGAACCTGTTCCTGGACATGGTCCGCCGCAAGCAGCGCATCCGCTTCGACGCGCTCGGCGACGACGCGGCCGAGCGGCTGCCCAGCAAGGAGCCCACGCCGCAGCAGGTCTTCAACGACGCGCACTTCGACGCGGACGTCCAGCAGGCCCTCGACACCCTCGCCCCCGAGTTCCGCGCCGCGGTCGTCCTGTGCGACATCGAAGGACTGTCGTACGAGGAGATCGCCGCGACCCTCGGTGTCAAGCTCGGCACGGTCCGCTCGCGGATCCACCGCGGGCGCTCGCAGCTGCGCAAGGCCCTCGCGCACCGCTCACCGGAGGCGCGCGCCGAGCGCCGCTCCTTCGTGCCCCGTGTCCCTGCCCTGGGAGGAGGGGGCGCGAGCGCGTGA
- a CDS encoding sec-independent translocase, with protein sequence MFNDIGPLELVTLIVLAVLVFGPDKLPKVIQDVTRTIRKIREFSESAKNDIRDELGPEFKDFEFEDLNPKTFIRKQLDNEDLGLKEIRNGFDLKKEMAEVTDAVHSRDADPSSASSAGSSGGRIDMTKKPETPAPDDRPPFDADAT encoded by the coding sequence GTGTTCAATGACATAGGACCACTCGAGCTGGTGACGCTCATCGTCCTCGCCGTGCTCGTCTTCGGTCCGGACAAGCTCCCCAAGGTCATCCAGGACGTGACGCGCACGATCCGGAAGATCCGTGAGTTCTCGGAGAGCGCCAAGAACGACATCCGGGATGAACTCGGCCCGGAGTTCAAGGACTTCGAGTTCGAGGACCTCAACCCCAAGACGTTCATCCGCAAGCAGCTGGACAACGAGGACCTGGGGCTCAAGGAGATCCGCAACGGCTTCGACCTGAAGAAGGAGATGGCGGAGGTCACCGACGCCGTCCACAGCCGTGACGCCGACCCGTCCTCCGCGTCGTCCGCCGGGTCCTCCGGTGGTCGCATCGACATGACGAAGAAGCCGGAGACGCCCGCCCCGGACGACCGGCCGCCCTTCGACGCGGACGCCACCTGA
- a CDS encoding S1C family serine protease produces the protein MNEGKPTKAKWWSRPRPQDPSGDPDGTGGTGGTDGARGPATAPANLTDRDGDFELARPAAPHDADGDYELRRPEAAPAAASTAIASPAEAAAPVPAAREAEQDVPVASAAPSASPAAPVAGAPRPLHDPDPYSTPPYGEPGPWAPAPPVQHPATSATPAQGVAIPGQPAVPGTPAVPSVHGTPPAPATGTPAPAASASHAPAAHVPAEMPAPGTPAPLPAPGAPAPVYAEPPAPAPDPWQRYDPWAAAAAAQGHGPLQQNGAAVLSTEQRRKRGKKSLVLGAVLLALVSGGFGGVVGTYLERNGGVGTVELPQAGKEASARDADSVAGIAGRALPSVVTLHVSGAGEQGTGTGFVLDTRGHILTNNHVVQPAGSGGEITVTFNGGQTAQAEVVGRDSGYDLAVVKVKGVSGLTPLSLGNSDNVQVGDPVVAIGAPFDLAGTVTSGIISAKQRPITAGGEKGDGSDVSYVDALQTDAPINPGNSGGPLLDARARVIGINSAIRSADSGSTQDGSRSGSIGLGFAIPINQGKRVAEELINTGKATHPVIGITLDMDYSGDGARVATEGREGGAPVTAGGPGAKAGIKPGDVITEVDGSRVHSGEELIVKTRAHRPGDRLELTVERGGKERKVSLVLGSSGG, from the coding sequence ATGAACGAGGGGAAGCCCACGAAGGCGAAGTGGTGGAGCCGTCCACGGCCGCAGGACCCGTCCGGGGACCCGGACGGTACGGGCGGTACGGGCGGTACGGACGGGGCGCGGGGACCGGCGACGGCCCCGGCGAACCTGACCGACCGTGACGGTGACTTCGAGCTGGCACGTCCAGCGGCTCCGCACGATGCAGACGGTGACTACGAGCTGAGGCGTCCCGAGGCGGCGCCTGCCGCCGCATCGACCGCCATCGCGTCACCTGCGGAGGCCGCCGCCCCGGTCCCCGCCGCCCGGGAGGCCGAACAGGACGTCCCTGTCGCGTCCGCCGCGCCCTCAGCCTCACCCGCCGCGCCGGTCGCAGGAGCTCCCAGACCGCTGCACGACCCGGACCCGTACAGCACCCCGCCCTACGGCGAGCCCGGCCCCTGGGCACCCGCCCCGCCCGTCCAGCACCCGGCGACCTCCGCCACGCCGGCGCAGGGCGTGGCGATACCCGGGCAGCCGGCCGTGCCGGGCACCCCGGCCGTGCCGTCGGTGCACGGCACACCGCCAGCCCCGGCCACCGGGACCCCGGCGCCCGCCGCTTCCGCCTCTCACGCGCCTGCCGCTCACGTGCCGGCCGAGATGCCCGCCCCCGGCACGCCCGCGCCCCTGCCGGCCCCCGGCGCACCCGCGCCGGTCTACGCCGAACCTCCGGCGCCCGCCCCCGACCCCTGGCAGCGCTACGACCCCTGGGCGGCTGCCGCGGCCGCCCAGGGGCACGGCCCTCTCCAGCAGAACGGCGCCGCCGTGCTCAGCACGGAGCAGCGGCGCAAGCGCGGCAAGAAGTCCCTGGTGCTCGGTGCCGTGCTGCTCGCGCTCGTGTCCGGGGGCTTCGGCGGCGTCGTGGGGACGTATCTGGAGCGGAACGGGGGCGTCGGGACGGTCGAGCTGCCCCAGGCCGGGAAAGAGGCCTCCGCACGGGACGCGGACAGTGTGGCCGGGATCGCCGGACGGGCCCTCCCCAGCGTGGTCACCCTGCATGTCAGCGGCGCCGGCGAGCAGGGCACGGGCACCGGCTTCGTGCTCGACACCCGCGGGCACATCCTCACCAACAACCACGTCGTGCAGCCCGCCGGCTCGGGCGGTGAGATCACCGTGACCTTCAACGGGGGGCAGACCGCCCAGGCCGAGGTCGTCGGCCGGGACAGCGGCTACGACCTCGCCGTCGTGAAGGTGAAGGGCGTCAGCGGACTCACCCCGCTGTCCCTCGGCAACTCGGACAACGTGCAGGTCGGCGACCCTGTCGTGGCCATCGGAGCCCCCTTCGACCTGGCCGGGACGGTCACCTCCGGCATCATCAGCGCCAAGCAGCGGCCCATCACGGCCGGCGGCGAGAAGGGCGACGGCAGCGACGTGTCGTACGTCGACGCGCTGCAGACCGACGCGCCCATCAACCCCGGCAATTCCGGCGGGCCCCTGCTCGACGCCCGGGCCCGGGTCATCGGCATCAACTCGGCCATCCGGTCGGCGGACAGCGGCTCCACGCAGGACGGCAGCCGGTCCGGTTCGATAGGCCTCGGCTTCGCCATACCCATCAACCAGGGAAAACGTGTCGCGGAAGAGCTGATCAACACGGGGAAGGCGACGCACCCGGTCATCGGCATCACCCTGGACATGGACTACTCGGGCGACGGCGCGCGCGTCGCCACCGAGGGCCGTGAGGGCGGAGCGCCGGTCACCGCGGGCGGCCCGGGCGCCAAGGCCGGGATCAAGCCGGGTGACGTGATCACGGAGGTCGACGGCAGCCGGGTGCACTCCGGTGAGGAACTGATCGTCAAGACCCGCGCGCACCGCCCCGGCGACCGGCTGGAGCTGACCGTCGAACGCGGCGGCAAGGAGCGGAAGGTCTCGCTCGTCCTCGGATCGTCCGGCGGCTGA
- a CDS encoding MFS transporter, giving the protein MDPFDEGAGGLLKQPKSVWATAGASVVAFMGIGLVDPILPSIAQGLNATASQVSLLFTSYFLITAVAMLVTGFVSSRIGGKRTLLLGLAFVVVFAGLAGTSGSVGELVGFRAGWGLGNALFVSTALAVIVGAAAGGSAAAILLYESALGLGMACGPLLGALLGDASWRYPFFGTAFLMAVGFLCITVFLKEQPKPARKTSLLDPLKALGHGGLASAAVSAFFYNYTFFTVLAFTPFVLNMTPYKSGAVFFAWGVLLAVFSVIVAPRLQKRFGSLKVLGGSLVLLAADVLVLGYGSHTTAVVCTILSGAFIGVNNTVYTELALGVSDAPRPVASAGYNFVRWFAAAAAPYFAPKIEEWTDIHIPFVVAAVTAVAGAVVVVVRRKALTHEAEELEPRHAAEDGVTVFAN; this is encoded by the coding sequence CTTCGACGAAGGAGCGGGCGGCCTCCTGAAGCAGCCCAAGTCCGTGTGGGCCACCGCCGGGGCATCGGTCGTCGCCTTCATGGGCATCGGGCTCGTCGACCCGATCCTGCCGTCCATCGCCCAGGGCCTGAACGCCACGGCGAGTCAGGTCTCCCTGCTCTTCACCTCGTACTTCCTCATCACCGCCGTCGCCATGCTGGTCACCGGTTTCGTCTCCAGCCGGATCGGCGGGAAGAGGACGCTGCTGCTCGGCCTCGCGTTCGTCGTGGTGTTCGCCGGGCTCGCGGGCACCTCGGGCTCCGTCGGCGAACTGGTGGGCTTCCGGGCCGGATGGGGCCTCGGCAACGCGCTGTTCGTCTCGACGGCCCTCGCGGTCATCGTCGGCGCGGCGGCCGGCGGCAGTGCCGCGGCGATCCTGCTGTACGAGTCGGCCCTCGGTCTCGGCATGGCCTGCGGCCCGCTGCTGGGCGCCCTGCTCGGCGACGCCAGCTGGCGCTACCCGTTCTTCGGCACGGCCTTCCTGATGGCCGTCGGCTTCCTGTGCATCACGGTGTTCCTGAAGGAGCAGCCGAAGCCGGCCCGCAAGACCTCGCTGCTCGACCCGCTCAAGGCCCTCGGCCACGGCGGCCTCGCCTCCGCGGCGGTCTCGGCGTTCTTCTACAACTACACGTTCTTCACCGTGCTGGCCTTCACGCCGTTCGTGCTGAACATGACCCCGTACAAGTCGGGCGCGGTGTTCTTCGCCTGGGGCGTGCTGCTCGCCGTCTTCTCGGTGATCGTGGCGCCCCGGCTCCAGAAGCGGTTCGGTTCGCTGAAGGTGCTCGGCGGCTCCCTGGTACTGCTCGCGGCCGACGTCCTGGTGCTCGGCTACGGCTCCCACACCACCGCCGTCGTCTGCACGATCCTGTCCGGTGCCTTCATCGGCGTGAACAACACCGTCTACACCGAACTGGCCCTCGGCGTGTCGGACGCGCCCCGGCCGGTGGCGAGCGCGGGTTACAACTTCGTGCGCTGGTTCGCGGCAGCGGCCGCTCCGTACTTCGCGCCGAAGATCGAGGAGTGGACCGACATCCACATCCCGTTCGTCGTCGCCGCGGTCACCGCGGTCGCGGGCGCGGTGGTGGTCGTCGTACGGCGCAAGGCCCTGACACACGAGGCCGAGGAGCTGGAGCCGAGGCACGCGGCCGAGGACGGGGTCACCGTGTTCGCCAACTGA